Proteins encoded together in one Shewanella acanthi window:
- a CDS encoding AmpG family muropeptide MFS transporter: protein MSATGIAQRTLDALSVYRHKRVLILLLLGFSAGLPLMLVFSTLSFWLREAGVDRTSIGYFSWIALAYAFKWAWSPLVDRLSIPILTRLMGRRRSWMLFAQLVLVSAIVGMSMSDPLADLNRLAIFAMLVAFASATQDIVIDAFRIESAPEKMQAALAAAYQVGYRSAMIVATAGALTIAAWVEPGNDEYNLKAWQISYAVMAALMFVGVLTTLFSREPVVDTKEADDTELALKQKLSQRYPKPIAASLSWIYTASVLPFIDFFKRYGRSALLILLLISCYRISDIVMGIMANVFYVDMGFTKEEIAYLSKIYGLIMTLVGAAFGGILLARFGTMKILFLGALLVAVTNLLFAYQAMIGHNVPFLTIAISIDNFSAGIATAAFIAYLSSLTSSGYSATQYALLSSIMLLFPKFIAGFSGAYVDTYGYVNFFVGASIIGFPVLLLIHLVNKYVPHGIPAKSVLTDENQVS, encoded by the coding sequence ATGTCCGCAACAGGAATTGCCCAACGCACTCTCGACGCCTTAAGCGTATACCGCCATAAGCGGGTGCTAATTTTACTCTTACTCGGTTTTTCGGCGGGTCTGCCGCTAATGCTGGTATTTTCCACCCTCTCCTTTTGGCTACGTGAAGCGGGTGTTGATAGAACCTCTATCGGTTACTTCAGTTGGATAGCCCTCGCCTATGCCTTTAAATGGGCTTGGTCGCCACTGGTCGATAGGCTTTCAATACCGATATTAACCCGATTGATGGGTAGACGTCGCAGCTGGATGCTGTTTGCCCAGCTAGTGCTGGTCTCAGCCATCGTGGGAATGTCGATGAGCGATCCCCTAGCCGATCTTAATCGCTTGGCTATCTTCGCCATGCTGGTCGCCTTCGCCTCGGCAACCCAAGATATTGTTATCGATGCCTTTCGAATAGAATCTGCCCCAGAGAAGATGCAGGCAGCATTAGCTGCTGCCTATCAAGTAGGCTATCGAAGCGCCATGATTGTCGCCACCGCTGGCGCGCTCACTATTGCCGCCTGGGTAGAACCTGGTAATGACGAATATAATCTCAAAGCGTGGCAAATTTCCTATGCCGTGATGGCGGCATTGATGTTTGTTGGGGTGCTCACCACCCTATTTAGCCGAGAGCCCGTTGTAGATACCAAGGAAGCTGACGACACCGAACTGGCATTAAAACAAAAGTTAAGCCAGCGCTACCCTAAGCCCATTGCAGCAAGTCTTTCATGGATTTATACCGCCAGCGTATTGCCCTTTATCGACTTTTTTAAACGCTATGGTCGCAGTGCATTGCTGATATTGCTGCTGATTTCATGCTATCGAATTTCGGATATCGTGATGGGGATTATGGCGAACGTGTTCTATGTAGACATGGGATTCACCAAGGAAGAAATTGCCTACTTAAGTAAAATATATGGTCTTATCATGACCTTAGTCGGCGCCGCATTTGGGGGCATTCTGCTGGCACGCTTTGGCACTATGAAGATCCTATTTCTAGGCGCGCTGTTAGTCGCTGTGACTAATTTGCTGTTTGCCTATCAGGCAATGATAGGTCACAACGTGCCGTTTTTAACTATTGCCATCTCGATAGATAATTTTAGTGCGGGCATCGCCACCGCCGCCTTTATTGCCTATTTATCGAGTCTTACCAGTAGTGGTTACAGCGCCACTCAATACGCGCTGCTGTCATCGATTATGTTGCTATTCCCTAAGTTTATTGCTGGTTTTTCAGGAGCCTACGTCGATACCTATGGCTATGTAAACTTCTTTGTGGGCGCGAGTATTATCGGCTTTCCTGTGCTGTTACTTATCCATCTGGTCAATAAATACGTGCCCCATGGCATACCAGCAAAAAGCGTTTTAACAGATGAAAACCAAGTAAGTTAA
- a CDS encoding peptidylprolyl isomerase, producing MFRWLSALVILCSSFNSLAAIDIQKDTLYPQVEFDTSLGKIVVELDRTRAPITVDNFLTYVVKGEYNNTIFHRIISDFVVQGGGLNPKMEELPEGEPIFNESGNGLTNSMGTIAMARENEPHSATRQFYFNVADNTKLDPSRRRWGYAVFGEVIQGREVLEAMAVVETSTNAKLGWPDVPVTPIILKTAKLLPKK from the coding sequence ATGTTTCGTTGGCTATCCGCACTGGTTATTCTATGCAGCAGCTTTAACAGCCTTGCGGCGATCGACATTCAAAAAGATACCCTGTATCCCCAAGTCGAATTTGATACCAGCCTAGGTAAAATCGTGGTTGAACTCGATAGAACCCGCGCCCCTATTACCGTAGATAACTTCCTAACCTACGTTGTGAAAGGCGAATATAATAATACGATTTTTCATCGTATTATCAGTGACTTTGTGGTGCAAGGCGGTGGCCTTAACCCAAAAATGGAAGAGCTGCCGGAGGGAGAACCTATCTTCAACGAATCGGGCAATGGCTTGACAAACAGCATGGGCACCATTGCGATGGCCCGAGAGAATGAGCCACATTCTGCCACCCGCCAGTTCTACTTTAACGTTGCAGACAATACTAAGCTTGATCCTTCACGTCGCCGCTGGGGTTATGCCGTATTTGGTGAGGTAATCCAAGGCAGAGAAGTCCTCGAAGCCATGGCCGTCGTTGAAACATCCACCAATGCTAAACTTGGTTGGCCGGATGTGCCAGTTACCCCTATCATATTGAAAACTGCAAAGTTATTACCGAAAAAATAA
- a CDS encoding YajG family lipoprotein codes for MKRFLLTLAFPLFFVGCANNPTHMAFSPQVPNITQHSYNATPISLDTVDARSNEYVARFMEEGTKTRLVGPSEPPQMLLDEVFRNGFSQVGYQIDPGASSSVQIQLQELQMDVTKKTFGYEAKHSVVISVQARNSSQELNKQYRAKGTLKGPLTPDFASLEMDMNKLLGQLTGEILNDPELNQFLQQ; via the coding sequence ATGAAACGCTTTTTACTCACACTGGCTTTTCCCCTATTTTTCGTGGGCTGTGCCAACAACCCCACTCACATGGCATTTAGCCCACAAGTACCGAACATCACCCAGCATAGCTACAATGCAACACCTATTTCTTTAGACACTGTCGATGCCCGTAGCAACGAATATGTCGCACGTTTTATGGAAGAAGGCACAAAAACTCGCCTTGTTGGCCCGAGTGAACCGCCACAAATGCTGCTCGATGAAGTCTTCCGTAATGGATTCTCCCAAGTCGGCTATCAAATCGATCCGGGTGCCAGCAGCTCAGTCCAGATCCAGCTGCAGGAATTACAAATGGATGTCACTAAAAAGACCTTCGGCTATGAAGCTAAGCATAGCGTTGTCATTTCTGTTCAGGCACGTAATTCAAGCCAAGAACTCAACAAACAGTACCGTGCAAAGGGCACCCTTAAGGGGCCGTTAACTCCTGATTTTGCGAGTCTTGAAATGGATATGAATAAATTACTTGGGCAACTCACTGGGGAGATTTTAAATGACCCTGAGCTGAATCAGTTTCTGCAACAATAG
- a CDS encoding DUF2804 domain-containing protein, producing MSTFITQVAPDSLINSKGYPHFGHFDGIVSTLGLSEFAYFDTMDRPASTWAKHFDYKQFQFVSIVTGRYVVGVALADIAYLGSAFCYTYEIKTNRLIEQTWLKPLKFGYSMTPSPCNGLAVIGREGGSIRFEIVDGLWRLILDTKRLKADVTLHPAALSLPLAMCSPTGYNGWTYTQKHNGLTVKGQLTIDHEPQPLNQAFAGYDFSAGYMRRDTSWRWASINGQIDEGVIGLNLAAGVNETGVTENVFWINGERYLLGPVQFDFDRYGLPGNVIWRIYSHDGRIDLEFSARNCRSEKRNLLFFKSNFRQYLGYFNGSVSDPQGRRYQLNNVLGLTEDHYARW from the coding sequence ATGTCCACTTTTATTACGCAAGTCGCCCCTGATAGCCTTATTAATTCAAAAGGATACCCTCATTTTGGCCATTTCGATGGCATCGTCAGTACGCTTGGACTCAGTGAATTTGCCTACTTCGATACTATGGATAGACCCGCATCGACTTGGGCTAAGCATTTTGATTATAAGCAGTTTCAGTTTGTGTCTATTGTGACAGGCCGATACGTTGTCGGGGTGGCGCTGGCCGATATCGCCTATTTAGGCAGTGCCTTTTGTTACACCTATGAAATCAAAACGAATCGACTGATTGAGCAAACTTGGCTTAAACCCTTAAAGTTTGGCTATAGCATGACCCCATCTCCCTGTAATGGGCTGGCGGTAATTGGCCGAGAGGGGGGGAGTATTCGCTTTGAGATTGTCGATGGGCTGTGGCGATTAATACTTGATACCAAAAGGCTTAAGGCGGATGTGACTTTGCACCCTGCTGCGTTAAGTTTACCTTTAGCCATGTGCAGCCCAACGGGTTACAACGGCTGGACCTATACCCAAAAACACAATGGCCTTACGGTTAAAGGGCAACTCACTATTGATCATGAGCCACAGCCGCTTAATCAGGCCTTTGCTGGGTACGATTTTTCAGCAGGTTATATGCGCCGTGATACCAGTTGGCGCTGGGCGTCCATCAATGGGCAAATCGATGAAGGTGTTATTGGCTTGAATCTCGCTGCAGGGGTTAATGAAACCGGCGTCACTGAAAACGTGTTTTGGATTAATGGCGAGCGGTATTTATTGGGGCCAGTGCAATTTGATTTCGATCGTTATGGGCTGCCTGGAAACGTAATCTGGCGTATTTATAGTCACGATGGCCGAATTGATCTGGAATTCAGTGCGCGGAACTGTCGCAGTGAAAAGCGTAATTTACTGTTCTTTAAAAGTAATTTTCGCCAGTACCTAGGCTATTTCAATGGTTCTGTTAGCGATCCTCAAGGCCGCAGATATCAGCTCAATAATGTCCTTGGGTTAACGGAGGACCATTATGCCCGCTGGTAA
- a CDS encoding sterol desaturase family protein: MQLSDLIAHPEVLLLVLAPLFLLCILFEWYLGDRRQKLPLSARYQKPELLCNMALAAMHQGADILTGLLVAKLYLAVFGWRLFDIEMGALGFIALMIAQDFCYYWFHRASHRIRWMWAAHVVHHSSENMNFSTAFRQSLMYPIAGMWLFWLPLVILGFDPNWVVFVVLLNLGLQFFVHTQAVKSLGLLELIFNTPSHHRVHHGRNPQYIDKNYAGVLIIWDKLFGTFEPEVETVVYGVTKPVNSFNPIKVTFTEWLDMFREVSLKGLSLRHRLGILFSPPSRASPPKKQD, encoded by the coding sequence ATGCAACTTTCCGACCTAATTGCTCACCCCGAAGTCTTGCTCTTGGTACTCGCCCCGCTGTTTTTACTCTGTATTTTGTTTGAATGGTATCTTGGGGACAGAAGGCAAAAATTACCCTTAAGTGCGAGGTACCAAAAACCAGAGCTGCTTTGCAATATGGCGCTGGCGGCCATGCATCAAGGGGCGGATATCTTGACGGGTTTACTGGTGGCAAAGCTCTATCTGGCTGTGTTTGGCTGGCGACTGTTTGACATCGAAATGGGCGCACTGGGTTTTATCGCCCTGATGATTGCCCAGGATTTTTGTTATTACTGGTTTCACCGTGCGAGCCATCGTATTCGTTGGATGTGGGCGGCACACGTGGTGCACCACAGCTCCGAGAATATGAATTTTAGCACCGCATTTAGGCAGAGCTTAATGTATCCCATCGCGGGTATGTGGCTGTTTTGGCTCCCCTTAGTCATCCTAGGTTTTGATCCAAACTGGGTGGTTTTTGTGGTGCTGCTGAACCTTGGGTTGCAGTTTTTCGTTCATACCCAGGCGGTCAAAAGTTTGGGGTTACTCGAGTTAATTTTTAATACCCCGTCGCACCATAGAGTGCACCATGGCCGTAATCCCCAATACATAGATAAAAACTATGCAGGCGTGCTGATTATTTGGGACAAGCTGTTTGGCACCTTTGAGCCGGAAGTTGAAACTGTGGTTTATGGCGTAACTAAGCCCGTGAACAGTTTTAATCCCATCAAAGTAACCTTTACTGAATGGCTGGATATGTTTAGGGAAGTTTCCCTGAAAGGTTTAAGCCTTCGACATCGTTTAGGGATTTTATTTTCGCCGCCGAGCAGGGCATCGCCCCCTAAAAAACAGGATTAA
- the mpl gene encoding UDP-N-acetylmuramate:L-alanyl-gamma-D-glutamyl-meso-diaminopimelate ligase, with the protein MHVHILGICGTFMGGLALLARAKGHRVTGSDTNVYPPMSTQLEEQGIELIQGFDPSQLGESGNHPDLVVIGNAMSRGNPCVEAVLNLGIPYTSGPQFLADHILPERWVLAVSGTHGKTSTSSMLAWILEDCGYQPGFLIGGVPQNFGVTARLGESAFFVVEADEYDSAFFDKRSKFVHYHPRTLVINNLEFDHADIFADLAAIQKQFNHLVRTVPSQGKIIWPADSLAVKQTIDLGCWSEQETFHTTEVAKGWYAKSLSDDCHEFEIHFDGELQGVLDWNLIGQHNVENAIMAIAAARHVGVVPSAAIAALSRFVPPKRRLELLGSVNGVQVFDDFAHHPTAIATTLKGMRAKVGQSKITVVLEPRSNTMKSGVHKDTLAHSMMQADEAFLYQADTIDWNMKEAMEAAVIPVTVLTQIDDVVAKVAANAKAGDTIVVMSNGGFGGLHQKLLAALAVSPQFAEQAS; encoded by the coding sequence ATGCACGTACATATTTTAGGTATTTGTGGAACCTTCATGGGTGGTTTGGCGTTACTCGCAAGAGCCAAGGGCCACAGAGTCACTGGCTCAGATACAAATGTGTATCCACCGATGAGCACGCAACTTGAAGAGCAAGGCATTGAGCTTATTCAAGGTTTTGACCCAAGCCAGTTAGGCGAATCTGGCAATCATCCCGATTTAGTGGTGATTGGTAATGCCATGAGCCGTGGCAATCCCTGTGTTGAGGCGGTGCTGAATTTAGGCATTCCTTACACCTCTGGTCCACAATTTTTAGCCGACCATATTTTACCAGAGCGTTGGGTATTAGCCGTCTCTGGCACCCATGGAAAAACCTCCACTTCAAGCATGCTCGCTTGGATTTTAGAAGACTGCGGTTATCAGCCAGGCTTTTTAATTGGTGGCGTACCGCAAAACTTTGGTGTGACTGCCCGCCTCGGTGAGTCGGCATTTTTCGTTGTTGAAGCCGATGAATACGACAGCGCCTTCTTCGATAAGCGCTCTAAATTTGTTCATTATCATCCGCGTACATTGGTTATCAATAACCTCGAATTTGATCATGCGGATATCTTTGCCGACTTAGCCGCGATTCAAAAACAGTTCAATCATCTGGTTCGCACTGTGCCTAGTCAGGGCAAGATCATTTGGCCTGCCGATTCACTCGCTGTGAAGCAAACCATTGATCTAGGATGTTGGAGCGAGCAAGAAACTTTCCACACTACTGAAGTGGCAAAAGGCTGGTATGCCAAGTCACTTAGCGATGATTGCCATGAATTTGAAATCCATTTCGACGGCGAATTGCAGGGCGTACTCGACTGGAATTTGATTGGTCAACATAACGTTGAAAACGCCATTATGGCGATTGCCGCTGCGCGCCATGTAGGTGTTGTGCCGAGCGCTGCCATTGCCGCGCTGAGTCGTTTTGTGCCGCCTAAGCGTCGCCTCGAGTTATTAGGAAGCGTGAATGGGGTGCAAGTGTTTGATGATTTTGCACATCACCCAACGGCAATTGCGACGACCCTCAAGGGAATGCGCGCTAAGGTAGGGCAGAGCAAAATTACCGTGGTATTAGAGCCGCGTTCAAATACCATGAAGAGTGGTGTGCATAAGGACACTTTAGCTCATTCTATGATGCAGGCCGATGAAGCCTTTTTATATCAAGCCGATACCATCGACTGGAATATGAAAGAAGCTATGGAAGCTGCGGTGATTCCTGTCACTGTACTCACACAAATCGACGATGTGGTGGCTAAGGTGGCCGCAAACGCTAAAGCGGGCGACACTATTGTGGTGATGAGTAACGGCGGCTTTGGTGGCTTACACCAAAAATTATTGGCAGCACTTGCAGTAAGCCCTCAATTTGCAGAGCAGGCGAGCTAA
- a CDS encoding flavin prenyltransferase UbiX: MGYPKSSKAISLAWTGASGAPYGLKLLECLLASGYQVFLMISSAARVVLATEHGLQLSANGDKAKAQLLALLAEKQVSVAGELVVLGKDEWFSPPASGSAAPKQMVICPCSTGTLAAVATGMSNNLLERAADVVLKERGQLILVPRETPFNAIHLEHMLNLSRLGATIMPAAPGFYHNPKSIEDLVDFMVARILDHLGVEHALTSRWGYDKQTAHDIDN; the protein is encoded by the coding sequence ATGGGATATCCCAAGTCTTCAAAAGCGATTAGCCTAGCTTGGACTGGCGCCTCAGGTGCGCCCTACGGGCTTAAATTATTGGAATGCCTATTAGCGTCGGGCTATCAGGTATTTTTAATGATTTCGAGCGCCGCCCGTGTGGTGCTTGCCACTGAGCATGGTCTGCAGCTAAGCGCCAATGGCGATAAAGCGAAAGCACAGCTGCTGGCATTGTTAGCGGAAAAACAGGTCAGTGTCGCGGGCGAATTAGTTGTGCTGGGCAAGGATGAATGGTTTTCGCCGCCAGCTTCGGGCAGCGCGGCACCTAAACAAATGGTGATTTGCCCTTGCTCCACGGGTACCTTAGCGGCGGTTGCCACGGGGATGAGTAATAATTTGCTCGAACGAGCGGCGGATGTGGTGCTAAAGGAGCGCGGGCAACTTATCTTAGTTCCTCGAGAAACGCCCTTTAACGCTATACACTTAGAGCATATGCTGAATCTTTCCCGCCTCGGGGCGACCATTATGCCTGCAGCGCCTGGCTTTTATCACAATCCCAAATCGATTGAAGATCTGGTAGACTTCATGGTCGCTCGAATTCTTGATCATTTGGGCGTTGAACATGCATTAACGAGTCGCTGGGGTTATGACAAACAAACCGCCCACGACATCGACAATTGA
- the hpt gene encoding hypoxanthine phosphoribosyltransferase → MKHTTEVMISAQEISQKLDQMAEQINAHYANSERLLMVGLLKGSVVFMADLCRRIKGHVEIDFMSVSSYGNAMTSSRDVKVLKDLQSDIAGRDVLIVEDLIDSGNTLNKVREMLMLREPKSLALCTLLDKPERREVDVKVDFIGFTIPDEFIVGYGIDYAEQYRNLPYIAKVVPLE, encoded by the coding sequence ATGAAACACACCACCGAAGTGATGATCTCTGCACAAGAGATCAGTCAAAAATTGGATCAAATGGCAGAGCAAATCAATGCCCACTACGCCAACAGCGAGCGTTTGCTGATGGTGGGATTGCTCAAGGGATCCGTCGTATTTATGGCTGACCTGTGTCGCCGTATTAAAGGCCACGTTGAAATCGATTTTATGTCGGTTTCTAGCTATGGCAACGCAATGACCAGTTCACGGGATGTGAAAGTGCTGAAGGATCTACAGTCGGATATCGCAGGTCGCGATGTGTTGATTGTGGAAGATTTAATTGATTCAGGTAACACTCTGAACAAAGTGCGTGAAATGTTGATGCTACGCGAGCCTAAGAGTCTTGCTTTGTGTACATTGCTTGATAAGCCAGAGCGGCGCGAAGTGGACGTAAAGGTCGACTTTATCGGCTTTACCATCCCCGACGAGTTTATTGTCGGTTATGGAATCGACTACGCTGAGCAATATCGCAATTTGCCTTATATTGCCAAAGTGGTACCGCTGGAATAA
- a CDS encoding ABC transporter ATP-binding protein, whose protein sequence is MANKAHALVLEGLKKTYKGGVEAVKGISLTVEQGDFFALLGPNGAGKSTTIGIISSLVQKTEGTVKVFGLDIDQQLEEAKLCIGLVPQEFNFNQFETVLQIVVNQAGYYGVPKHIALERAEKYLSQLDLWEKRNSQSRTLSGGMKRRLMIARALMHEPKLLILDEPTAGVDIELRRSMWEFLKQINQQGVTIILTTHYLEEAEMLCRNIGIIDKGVLVECTTMKSLLSKLNMETFILDLRHDIHKVPMLRGMNCRLSDPHTLEVDVAKEHNLNDMFSQLTLANVEVLSMRNKSNRLEELFVELVKKSQGAKA, encoded by the coding sequence ATGGCCAACAAAGCCCACGCCCTCGTACTCGAGGGGCTTAAGAAGACCTATAAAGGCGGCGTAGAAGCGGTGAAGGGGATCAGTCTTACCGTAGAACAAGGCGACTTTTTTGCCCTTCTCGGCCCCAACGGTGCGGGCAAATCGACCACCATCGGCATTATTAGTTCGTTAGTGCAAAAGACTGAAGGCACAGTGAAGGTCTTTGGATTAGACATTGACCAGCAACTCGAAGAAGCAAAATTGTGTATCGGTTTAGTGCCTCAGGAATTTAACTTCAACCAGTTTGAAACCGTGCTGCAAATTGTAGTGAACCAAGCGGGTTACTACGGTGTACCCAAGCATATTGCACTTGAGCGCGCAGAAAAATACTTAAGCCAATTGGATTTATGGGAAAAGCGCAACAGCCAATCCCGCACGCTTTCTGGTGGGATGAAGCGTCGTTTGATGATCGCCCGCGCCTTGATGCACGAACCTAAGCTGCTGATTTTAGACGAGCCAACCGCCGGCGTGGACATTGAGCTGCGCCGTTCGATGTGGGAGTTTTTAAAGCAAATTAATCAGCAAGGCGTGACTATCATTCTCACGACGCACTACCTTGAAGAAGCCGAAATGCTGTGCCGCAATATCGGCATTATCGACAAGGGCGTGCTGGTGGAATGCACCACCATGAAATCCTTGCTCAGCAAGCTGAACATGGAAACCTTTATTCTCGATCTTCGCCATGACATTCATAAGGTGCCGATGCTCAGAGGCATGAATTGCCGTTTGAGCGATCCACATACCTTAGAGGTTGATGTGGCGAAGGAGCATAACCTCAACGACATGTTTAGTCAGTTAACCCTCGCTAACGTGGAAGTGCTGTCGATGCGCAATAAATCAAATCGTTTAGAAGAACTCTTTGTCGAGTTAGTGAAAAAATCACAGGGAGCCAAGGCATGA
- a CDS encoding ABC transporter permease, whose amino-acid sequence MKQLYFIAFKSILTKEVNRFTRIWIQTLVPPAITMTLYFLIFGNLVGSRIGEMGGVTYMEFIAPGLIMMSVITNSYSNVASSFYSAKFQRNLEELMVAPVPHYVMIAGYVGGGVARGLCVGLIVTLVAMFFVDISLHHAGLVIMTVFLTSVLFSLGGLINAVFAKSFDDISIIPTFVLTPLTYLGGVFYSLSLLPSFWQGVSALNPVVYMINVFRYGFLGFADISIPLSIAIMVGFCIALWGVAYYLISRGIGLRS is encoded by the coding sequence ATGAAGCAGCTCTATTTTATTGCCTTTAAGAGCATTTTAACGAAAGAAGTGAATCGTTTTACCCGCATTTGGATCCAAACCTTAGTGCCACCAGCGATCACTATGACACTGTATTTCTTAATTTTTGGTAATTTGGTGGGTAGCCGCATCGGTGAAATGGGTGGTGTGACCTACATGGAGTTTATTGCGCCGGGTCTTATCATGATGTCAGTGATTACGAACTCCTACTCAAACGTCGCCAGCTCCTTTTATAGCGCCAAGTTTCAGCGCAACCTCGAAGAGTTGATGGTGGCACCTGTGCCGCACTATGTGATGATCGCAGGCTATGTCGGCGGCGGCGTTGCCCGTGGTTTGTGTGTTGGCCTAATTGTTACCCTTGTGGCCATGTTCTTCGTCGATATCAGTCTGCATCATGCGGGGCTGGTTATTATGACGGTGTTTTTAACCTCGGTACTCTTCTCGCTAGGCGGGTTAATCAACGCGGTATTTGCCAAGAGTTTCGATGATATTAGTATCATCCCGACCTTTGTGTTGACACCCTTAACCTACCTTGGCGGTGTGTTCTATTCGTTGTCTTTATTGCCATCTTTCTGGCAAGGGGTTTCTGCACTTAACCCTGTGGTGTACATGATAAACGTGTTCCGCTACGGCTTTTTAGGTTTCGCCGATATCAGTATTCCGCTGTCTATCGCCATTATGGTGGGCTTTTGCATAGCACTTTGGGGCGTCGCTTATTACCTAATTTCACGCGGTATTGGTTTGCGTTCATAG
- the asnC gene encoding transcriptional regulator AsnC: METAFQRDQLDNQILEALMQDARTPFAELAKRFGVSAGTIHVRVEKMKQAGIITGAQITINPKALGYDVCCFIGINLKSAGDYPAAIAKLNALEEVVEAYYTTGNYSIFVKVMCQSIDGLQHVLINRIQSIDEIQSTETLISLQNPIVRAVKP, encoded by the coding sequence ATGGAAACTGCATTTCAGCGCGATCAGCTAGATAACCAGATCCTCGAAGCCCTAATGCAGGATGCGCGCACCCCCTTTGCCGAACTGGCAAAACGCTTTGGCGTCAGTGCGGGCACTATCCATGTGCGGGTCGAAAAGATGAAACAAGCGGGTATCATCACAGGCGCACAAATCACCATTAATCCCAAGGCCCTCGGCTACGATGTCTGCTGTTTTATTGGCATTAATCTAAAGAGCGCCGGCGACTACCCAGCGGCTATTGCCAAACTCAACGCCTTAGAAGAAGTGGTCGAAGCCTACTACACCACGGGCAATTACAGCATCTTTGTCAAAGTTATGTGTCAGTCCATCGATGGCCTGCAGCATGTCCTGATTAACCGCATCCAATCCATCGACGAAATCCAATCGACCGAAACCTTAATTAGTTTACAAAACCCCATTGTAAGAGCGGTCAAACCCTAG
- the rluA gene encoding bifunctional tRNA pseudouridine(32) synthase/23S rRNA pseudouridine(746) synthase RluA yields the protein MTDFIYQPPTTPWLDILYQDKDIIVVNKPSGLLSVPGRDPAHYDSVYARVKADHPHCQIVHRLDMATSGVMVVALIRSAERELKRQFHDRETSKTYLARVAGHIKANTGSVDYPLICDWPNRPKQKVDHGIGKPSLTHFEVLSRAKRSTLVKLKPITGRSHQLRVHMMALGHPILGDGFYADPLAKSLAPRLLLHAAELTIKHPYTGESMTFSADAPFCQAEGEQ from the coding sequence ATGACTGATTTTATCTACCAACCACCGACAACGCCCTGGCTCGATATTCTTTATCAGGATAAAGATATCATTGTGGTCAATAAGCCCTCGGGATTATTGTCTGTGCCTGGTCGCGATCCTGCCCATTACGACAGTGTTTATGCCCGCGTCAAAGCCGATCATCCCCATTGCCAAATCGTGCATCGCCTCGATATGGCCACCTCTGGCGTCATGGTCGTTGCCCTTATTCGTAGCGCCGAACGTGAGTTAAAACGCCAGTTCCACGACCGTGAAACCAGCAAAACCTACCTCGCACGGGTGGCTGGCCATATCAAAGCCAATACGGGCAGCGTCGATTACCCACTGATTTGTGATTGGCCGAATCGCCCCAAGCAAAAGGTTGACCACGGGATTGGCAAGCCATCGCTGACTCACTTTGAAGTGTTAAGCCGTGCCAAACGGTCAACCTTAGTCAAACTAAAACCCATCACGGGTCGTTCGCACCAGTTGCGGGTGCACATGATGGCGCTCGGCCACCCGATTTTAGGTGACGGCTTCTATGCCGACCCATTGGCGAAGTCTCTTGCGCCACGATTACTGCTGCATGCGGCGGAGCTTACTATCAAGCATCCGTACACAGGTGAGAGCATGACCTTTAGCGCCGATGCGCCTTTCTGCCAAGCCGAAGGCGAACAATAA